A region of Paenibacillus sp. 37 DNA encodes the following proteins:
- the bacA gene encoding undecaprenyl-diphosphate phosphatase produces MDIISSIIMGIIEGLTEFLPVSSTGHMILTAHLLGLSEDNESVKTFEVVVQLGAVLAVVVLYWNKFIDMFRFTGGSRPYSRRLNLGHIFLAMVPAVVIGLVFRDWIKAHLFGPETVLYSLVIGGILMIVAERWSRKSGRITTHDVDDISYKQAFAVGIFQILALWPGFSRSGSTISGGLFAGVSRVAAAEFTFLVSVPIMIGATGYDLYKSIDHLNGSDFPIFAIGFIAAFIVAMLAIKTFLSILKKLSLTVFAVYRFVLAAVFFIILM; encoded by the coding sequence TTGGATATTATATCATCCATTATTATGGGCATCATCGAAGGTTTGACAGAATTTTTGCCCGTTTCCTCCACTGGACACATGATTCTGACTGCCCATTTGCTCGGTTTATCAGAGGACAACGAGTCAGTCAAAACGTTTGAGGTGGTTGTTCAACTCGGGGCTGTACTTGCTGTTGTTGTACTGTATTGGAACAAATTCATTGATATGTTCCGCTTCACCGGAGGAAGCAGACCTTACTCCCGCCGCCTCAATCTGGGACATATCTTCCTGGCGATGGTTCCTGCCGTAGTCATCGGACTTGTATTCCGCGATTGGATCAAAGCACATTTGTTTGGTCCGGAAACAGTGCTGTACAGTCTCGTTATAGGTGGTATATTGATGATCGTGGCCGAACGCTGGAGCCGGAAGAGTGGGCGGATTACTACCCATGATGTCGATGATATTTCCTACAAACAGGCATTCGCGGTGGGTATATTTCAGATCTTGGCATTGTGGCCAGGCTTCTCCCGTTCCGGGTCAACGATCTCAGGCGGTCTCTTTGCAGGGGTAAGCCGTGTAGCCGCTGCGGAGTTCACATTCCTCGTGTCTGTGCCAATTATGATTGGTGCTACGGGATATGACCTGTACAAAAGTATCGATCACCTGAACGGCAGTGATTTTCCAATCTTTGCGATTGGATTCATCGCTGCTTTCATCGTCGCCATGCTTGCGATCAAGACGTTCCTGTCCATTTTGAAAAAATTGAGCCTGACCGTCTTTGCTGTGTATCGCTTTGTCTTGGCAGCCGTGTTCTTTATTATTTTGATGTAA
- a CDS encoding thioredoxin family protein, whose protein sequence is MERIQSEQQYLDTINSDGFTVIKFDTTWCPDCKNLDRFIGDVIDQHADKTFYALDAEKFQPFAEENGVRGIPSLLVFQNGKKIAHLHSKWAKTPAQISEYLETLESKV, encoded by the coding sequence ATGGAAAGAATTCAAAGTGAACAGCAATATCTGGATACAATTAACTCTGATGGTTTTACCGTCATTAAATTTGATACAACCTGGTGTCCGGATTGCAAAAATCTGGATCGTTTTATCGGGGATGTTATCGACCAACATGCGGACAAAACCTTCTATGCCCTGGATGCAGAGAAGTTCCAGCCGTTTGCCGAAGAAAATGGTGTGCGCGGCATTCCAAGCCTGCTCGTCTTCCAGAACGGCAAGAAAATCGCACATCTGCATAGCAAATGGGCTAAAACACCTGCTCAAATCTCCGAGTATCTGGAGACGCTTGAATCCAAAGTTTAA